AACCGCCGCCGAGAGCTCCAGAACCAGCTCGTCTCGCGCGCCCAGCTCGACATGGACGCCGCCGACACTCACCGATAGCGGCGCGCGGTCTGCGTAGACGACGCATTCATCGCCCGCGCGGAGCTCCTGGTTCCACACGCCGCCCGGCTCGAACTCGAACCGCGTGATCTCGACGGGCATGTGCATGCGGATCGCGCCCTCCTCGCCGACGAGCCGCCGGCGCGTCACGCCGTCCGTCGATTCGACCGGCAAGGCGTCCGCGTCGAAACGCTGGTAGGACGGTTCCATGTACCGATGCTCCGGATCGAGCAGCACGAATATCTGGAACAGGCTGAGCAGTTCGTCATCGGGGTTCCGCTCGCTGTGGCGGACGCCCTTTCCGGCGACCATGTGGCCCAACTCGCCCGCGACGAGCCAACCCTTCGCGCCGGTCGTGTCCTCGTGCTCGATCCGCCCGCCCAGGATGTACGAGATGACCTCGATGCCCTGGTGCGGATGCATCCCGAACATCCCGCCCGGCTCGATGTCATCGTGACCACAGTACACAAGCGCCCCGATGTTGGTGATGGGGCTGTCGAACCCGACGACCTGCCGCTGGAACAGCCACTCGTTGCGATAGTAGGACACATCGGGTTGGAGCACGTGCGTCCAGCGGAACCCGACCGCCTCGACCGTGCGGTATGGAGAGCGTGCATGGAGAGCCATGGAGACCTCCCGTGTCCGTGAGCCTCACTTCTCGAATCGTGCCAACCGTTCCCGCGAGACGCGCCCGATCCAGAGCGTGGTGAACCGCTCCGAAAGCGCCTGGAACCGCGTCCGCGCCGCGTCGAGCTTCCCTTCGGCGAGCCAGCGATCCGCCTCGTAGAAGGCGTCCGCGCCGGTGGTCATCCCTTCGGCGCAGAGGGAGGACGCCTCCTCGCCGGTTGGAACCGGCACACCGCTCAGGCGGTCCATCGCGGGCGGGTGCGGTTCCATCAGGATAGCGTACGCATCGGGGACGCGTTCTCGGAAGAGGCGCGCCCTGAAGTCGCTTACGACCCCGCCGAGGGCGTCGCCGGCATCGCGTCCGGCGGAGAGGTCGATGTCGGCGGTCACCAGCGCGTCGGGCTCCTGCTCCCCTTCGGCGAGAACGTCGCCCTTGGGACCAATGATGAGGCTCCCGCCGCCTCGGAACGCGACGACGAGATAGAGGAAGTTGTCTGCCGCGCGCGTGCGGAACGCCGCCAGACTCGCGCTTTCGCCCGCCATCGACGCGCCGCCCATCGTGGGGTGGAACACGATGTCGGCTCCGGCAAGCGCAAGCGCCCGCGTCGTCTCCGGGAACACCATATCGTAGCAGATGCACATCCCGACGGTCCCGATGCCCGGCACGTCGAAGACCGGGAAACCGCCGCCGCGCGTGCGCGCCTGCTCGTGGATGGGTAGCTGCACCTTGCGGTAGCGTCCGATCTCGGAGCCGTCCGCGCCGATGAGGATCGCCGTGTTGTAGACGCGCGAGCCCTCGGCGACGTCGTTGCAGCAGATGATCGGCATGCGGGTCCGCGCGGCGATGTCGCCGAAGCGCGAGAGCATCTCGTCGACGGCAGGACGGAGCAGGTCGGGCGTCCGTTCCCAGTTGCCAGCTTCCCATTCGAGGGTTCCGAGCGTGTCTTCGGGGAACGCGAGGATGTCGCAGCCGGCTTCCGCGCCCTTCTCGGCGAGGGCGGCGAGTTCGTCGAGGTTCCTGCGGACGGTTTCGAGGGCTCCTCGGACGGTGGGGATGGTGTAAGGGATGAGTCGGCGCTTCGCCTGCACCGCTCCGACGCGCACTTCTGACATGATCGCTTTCCTTCTTCGTGCGAGCTCAGAAACACTGATGCCCACGAGCGGCCCTCGATGGTGCTCCGGATGCATCATGAGACCGCGCAAGCGGTGCGTGACTCGCAGCTCGTCGTCGACTATCCGGCCGTAGGATCGAAGGCACTGCGTACCCAGTCCCGGACTGCCCTCAAAAGGTCGCGTGCGCTATCACCCCACAGCGCGCCCAGAACGAACCCGCCCGCAACGAGGATGACGACCGCC
This Candidatus Poribacteria bacterium DNA region includes the following protein-coding sequences:
- a CDS encoding pirin family protein; this translates as MALHARSPYRTVEAVGFRWTHVLQPDVSYYRNEWLFQRQVVGFDSPITNIGALVYCGHDDIEPGGMFGMHPHQGIEVISYILGGRIEHEDTTGAKGWLVAGELGHMVAGKGVRHSERNPDDELLSLFQIFVLLDPEHRYMEPSYQRFDADALPVESTDGVTRRRLVGEEGAIRMHMPVEITRFEFEPGGVWNQELRAGDECVVYADRAPLSVSVGGVHVELGARDELVLELSAAVPLSVHAEDASSGLIVTSPALR